ACCAAGTTGAAccattttgttttcttccttgtttcccttttttattattatatgtttgtttttatttatatatttttgtatattcgctcttttttctttttaatatttttattatgaacaaatttaatttctttCAACTTTATGAATACATGAGCATTCACAAGTTTCCTTCAAAAAATACATCATTTCGTCTGATCATAAATGTATACATAAATGTAATAatgcattatatatacatgtatgTGTTACATGTTCTTGAAGCAATAGAACTATTTTAACATATTAGCCTTATTTAAGTTCGTTTTAAGGAAGCAAACAatagttatatattaaatgtataaattttatataaaattcaaggagttaataaaaaaaaattgttataaaataagttaTCTCTTTGAGGTATTTGTtccaaattttttttttaatttctctttttttaaataaatttaccatattattgttaatCTTGGCAATTTTTCtgtaatatttatttatgtatgtATTAAGGCACTTTTTGcgcatttatttataaatgtatagcataatacttttttattatattatttattaaatttatttcatttcttCCCATACCAATTTAATGTGCAAGCCTTTTTTActcaataaaaatttacattttctaaattatttttttttcatctgtatattttcttttatatttaattacaTGTGTGTGTATTGCATTCCCTATATTATCCTTTTTGTTTGATTTGGCTCCTTATATTTGcaattattattgtatatatagtattatttttacaatattatGCTTGtgcaaatttttaaaatatcaaGATAATAAATGACGATAATATagttaaaatataagaagTTTTTGATGGTACCTAagtataaacatatatattatgattccttttatgtataatacACTTATCGTTGCATATTAAGTTGTTTTAttcattgttttttttgtcaaAGTACTTAAAATTACACGCTTACagtatatgtatttatttatatatattataggAGAAGCGTACAAGGGGGAAAGATACTGtggtattttttttatgttgagagtgaaatattttgtatttcattttttttaaagggTATAAATTAGGTTATCTTTATACTTATTTGTatacatttaatatatatataaatgattgATGAATTTTTTGATTTGAAATGctccaaaaaataaataaaataattataataatagtaaaaataaatatgatagTGATAGATGAAGTCCTTTTCAATGTAATATGCTCTCTATTTTGTTATGTCAATATAccataaattttattttaactaTAATTTTCCAAAAGGAAATAGTATATCACTAGACAAAGCACTCATGCATAAATATGCCctattcttattttttaataataacttGGCactttatattaataagaATTTTCTCCCtctatttatatgtttattaaCATTCACAAGGGAAATTCCAATTTTCTGtctttttttcattttgcaaattaaaattaaaagtttGATATTCCTGGTATATgtatacaaaatttaataaatgtaataatcctttttattcttctttttattttatcaatttttttaatatttacgaattaaaaagtaaaattttttttgttttatttttaacatgCATGTTATGGAGAAAATTATCTTTCtctctttttcttttttcattaataatactgaagaaatatattaaaatgaaCATCAAATAGAAATGCTTATATGCATGTtaatttaagaaaaatgatgaaacaTCCTTTTGTAGAGAATCTTAAGAGTGGAATATGCAATAGTGCatggaaaaaatgatacacacacaaaataaataaataaataaataaataaataaataaataaataatataggGTCGATCATTTTGTATTATGACTCatgtgataataataatgaaggaaatatttatttaagtatatatttttcaaatattaaattatctATATATGGGAAAATTAAATGGGGTATTggtattttaaaaaaaaggcATGTTTGCTTCCAATTCATTGGGATACGATAAAAATgtgtttaaaaaatataccaCCAAAAGTTCCATTAAATAGAAAAagtacaaaaaattatgacgatatatcatttgatcgttgcattttttttagacaaatataatgagaatttgtaaataaatatataaaagaaatttgtaaaaatgatttcatagtttaaaaaaaggaatataaaaatggggATTTTATTTAGTGAATGAAAAAAGCGTATTATATCTACTTCAAAGTCTTTACAAATAATAGATTTAAACGATTTAGTTTGCCacttaaataataaaaaattcattcATTTATATCGAATAAAAGctgacaaaaaaatatatatttcgaAAATGagttataaatattatttagaCATCAgttatcaaaataatattaatagaaCCATTGTAGAAAATGTAAGAAAAATTCATTCGATATGAGAGAGCATAATAATAGTGAATACTACTTTTCaatgaaaaatgaaaaaaaggaaaatgcAAATTTATCCCTTAAATTTTGTAttcataataatgaaataaaaacaaatgataTTCTTACTAAATTTGATACACAGAATTGTAAGGCAATTTCTGATGTAATAATACTAATGCTAAGAAAATTTTGAGATAATATGTGAaggaaaaaacaaaataagaAAGAATAAACCAAGTGTATCAATATATGGTGAACAGACAAATGATGAAATTGAaggaataaaatatgaaaatagtCAACTAAATAACAtggtatatattattaactGCGATATtgcaaatttatatttaaaatacgaaaaatatatacttataaatatgttaaaaaatagtaaatgcgctttattttgtaattgCAACTATATTCAAAAGGGAAACATCACAAAATTGCAAAAAGAATAATCATTACTCTACTAATCTTATTTGTGCTATTGTAAATAATTGgaaagatataaatatgctCAAAGAAtcaaatatttgtattatacTTAATAATTGCAAAATGGGATAAGCATTTATATTCTGATATAAGAATATCACACTTTGATGATTTCGAAcaaatgtttatttatataggaacataatttatatatatatattaatttaaaaaaaattattgtatAGGAGATAAagtcttttatttttataattttattacacCTAGTTTTTTAATACTCAATTAGCGTTATTTTCAAATGCCtcgattttttatattcaatcattttacttttttccACTATTAcaacaattatttttaattgtaaTCATTCACAAGGTACTGCAATAAATGACTTCAGAAAAATCGGGGAATTTGTTAATCAGACAAGTGACCAATATGTTAATATACTAACGAATAATgctaattattataaaagaGTAAGGGAGAAAATCCTTTTCAATAAAcgaatttttaaaaattgtatttttatctttatatCAAGTCACATTACTATTTGTGATTATaacttattattttagCTTAGATAAAAGTTAcgagatatatatattgacaattttatttatcacACATTTAATACagtcttctttttttacttGGTTTTttggtaaaaaaaaacaaatacaaatcacgataaataaaaataagatggataataatataactaTGGCTGTAGCAACATTTTTgttgtttttaatattttattttttaactataattattttaagaaaatataattttatacatttttccTTAAATTGggattatattttttatattattataaatacgataattataattatccCATTctttatacataatatacatattaaaaagtGGACAagaaataaagaaataatatggggaaaaaaatattcatttaataattgCACTAGTAAAAATTATTGCCACCATATCTTTAATATTGAAAGTTTTAGTTTTTCTTTTGGcaaaatacataaatttaatattggGTAAATCAATACAATCACAAAATGTTTTAGTacaatttcaaaaaataaaacaaaaattacgtgaaaatttttcttttttcgGGTTTGTAAATGATGAAGCATGTTAATCTATTAAGTACGATTTACATAAATTAGCAAATAAGTATTATATAGACATATTCCTTTAAAGTTTGTTTATCATTATACTATCTTTATCccaaattaaatttaagtAACTCAGTTTGTAGCAATTTACGAAAGgcatacataaaaatatacatacacAATTTGTAAAACATAATCCTAAAAAATAGAGATTATGCATTTCATCTTGCATTTGGAAGtgttctatatatataaggataaattgatttatttatatatatacaagcAACTttgtatcatttttttttttttcaatggTACCacaaaatatgcatattgtttttaataacattattataaaagagaagatataaaaaagtatttctcacattttaaaaggtaaaaaatcaataataagtaaaaaaagtatatgcatataatatatctgTAATTAAAACCTTATGgaaaaataacatataatatgttaCCCATAGGATTTATAACTTCTATCATTACGTTATGCAAATATAAGCTTAAAACAAAACATCAAAAAAACACTCTCTCTTGTTTtcgctatttttttttcgatgCATAAccaaatatatgttttttttttatttaataaattgacataaaaatatatttaaattatttccaataaaaaaggggtgaggaaaaaaaatattaaaaaggatgtaaaaaataaaaatagagcTCCTTACATATACTGTATTCTTTATTAATAGTCAAATTtatgcataaaatatataaatatttattatgcatttagtatatacataataaaatatatgcacgTATTATTCAACATCATCATAGGGGGGGGTTGGGttattgatttttttttgctatacatatttctaataacaatttttattactattgGTTTAGCGATATGgcaatatgcatatatagttcgttttttttattggcTTTTTAAGTAtctttacaaaaaaaaatcataattCCACTACGTATATTAAAGtttatgaatttatttaatgtgCATAATAGTATATACTATTGGTATCCaatgatattatatataggtATGTAAGggttaaaaaaaacgtattttttttattattttgatacgtatatcatttttttactatgTTCACATTAAaggtatatataaaaatataattttttaataaaaaagcaatatattaataaaaacatagaGCATATGTTCATATCCATCatgaataattttaattaaaaattgccaaactatttatattatagattaataaaataggtTATATAAGATTATACGATTTTAAGATCCAATTATACATGTATGCAAAAtccatttatatttgtaaaaaatataaacaaattttataaaaaatataaaataatatttttatgctgaacaaattataccctataaatatacatatataacgCCCCAATTTAATTagttttataataaattcatataatagaaaataacatcataaaaatattaataccCATaccattatatatatacataataatgtattattaggatataatatatatgatatatttatttttaaatattataataaatttttacaaattcaTATAGGCttgttatttaaataacattattttttcatgcATTGTcgttataatttatttacagaatcacatatataattaattatttacaataatttaaatatatataaatttacatttttatatttaaaaaaattaattgaaaattatattcgaatattttaattctcaaatatttgaaaaacaattatatttattttaataaactTTCTTACAAATCATTAATTCAAAAAGGTCATATAATCTCCCAAGTAAGTAAATAGATGTTTTATAATAAGTAAATTATGCTAAATACATAATAAggctatatatttatttatttatactatacttatttatttagtatacttacaatatattttttatttgttcattATGTGTATCTTACcttatatagatatatataattatatgcatatattatttatatgaatatacataagtagcgcatatataatatatatattttcaagcAATAGcagatatattttcttgaACAGTTTAGTTTAACATATaaatttctatatatatatgtaataattaCATTAACTTCATAACTCTATATGTATAAGTTATTGTAGCAAGCTTGCTATGCATATATCTATTACCAACATAGTTGTTTATTTTTGGCCCTATATGCTTTTTGTTTTGTACCTATTTTGCgcagtatatatatatatatatatatatataattttttttatatcgtGGTTTTCTGTGTATTTTGGCcttatttgtatataccaatatatataatacataattACGTATTGTGTAcatatttatgcatatccacatatatattaatttttgtaacgtttaattttttacttaTAGATTGAGTAAAAATGAGTACAAAAGAcgaaaaatttaataatgaaaatgacaTTGAAGGAAATACAGAAGAAATTGTAGATACATTTGATGCTTTAGGATTAAACGAAAAACTTTTAAGAGGTATATATTCTTATGGTTTTGAAAAACCTTCAGCAATTCAACAAAGAGGTATCAAGCCAATTTTAAAAGGTTACGATACTATTGGACAAGCTCAATCTGGAACAGGAAAAACTGCTACTTTTGTTATATCGTCTTTGcaattaattaattatgATTACGTTGCTTGCCAAGCTTTAATTTTGGCACCAACTCGTGAATTAGCTCAGCAAATACAAAAggtagaaaaaaaattaaaaattcaaattaaTGAAGCCCACAACTTTTGAGCGTGTATATTTGTATACTACACGATTTCACGAACATTTGcattaataattaatgTGGCATtcatatgcatatgtaattatatatgaataagttcaatatattttttgtatgcCCCCATTGTATACATGGTGAACTTTTGCCAACTTTGGCTCTCCATTTCTTATAGGTCGTTTTAGCTTTAGGTGACTACTTAAAAGTTAAGTGCCATGCATGTGTAGGAGGTACTGTTGTAAGAGAAGATATCGATAAGCTCAAGCAAGGAGTACATATGGTTGTAGGTACCCCTGGTAGAGTATACGATATGATTGATAAGAGACACTTAGGAGTTGATAGATTAaagttatttatattgGATGAAGCTGATGAAATGTTATCAAGAGGATTTAAAGCACAAATATATGAAgtctttaaaaaattagttCCAGATATTCAAGTTGCTTTATTTTCTGCTACTATGCCACAAGAAATCTTAGAATTAACAACAAGATTTATGAGAGATCCAAAAACTATATTAGTTAAAAAAGATGAATTAACATTAGAAGGTATTAGACAATTTTATGTAGCTGTAGAAAAGGAAGAATGGAAATTAGACACATTGTGTGATTTATATGAAACATTAACAATCACTCaatctattatatattgtaaCACAAGAAAAAAGGTTGACATTTTAACCCAAGAAATGCACAATCGCTTATTCACTGTTTCATGTATGCATGGTGATATGGACCAAAAAGACAGAGATTTAATTATGAGAGAATTTAGATCTGGATCAACAAGAGTGTTGGTTACCACAGATTTATTAGCAAGAGGTATTGATGTACAACAAGTATCTTTAGTTATCAATTATGACTTGCCATGCTCACCAGATACATATATTCACAGAATTGGCCGTTCTGGTCGTTTTGGACGTAAGGGTGTTGCAATCAACTTTGTTACTAATGATGATAAGGAAAAGGATAAGTTGAAGAAAATCGAATCATACTATAGTACTCAAATTGAAGAAA
This DNA window, taken from Plasmodium berghei ANKA genome assembly, chromosome: 13, encodes the following:
- a CDS encoding eukaryotic initiation factor 4a, putative is translated as MSTKDEKFNNENDIEGNTEEIVDTFDALGLNEKLLRGIYSYGFEKPSAIQQRGIKPILKGYDTIGQAQSGTGKTATFVISSLQLINYDYVACQALILAPTRELAQQIQKVVLALGDYLKVKCHACVGGTVVREDIDKLKQGVHMVVGTPGRVYDMIDKRHLGVDRLKLFILDEADEMLSRGFKAQIYEVFKKLVPDIQVALFSATMPQEILELTTRFMRDPKTILVKKDELTLEGIRQFYVAVEKEEWKLDTLCDLYETLTITQSIIYCNTRKKVDILTQEMHNRLFTVSCMHGDMDQKDRDLIMREFRSGSTRVLVTTDLLARGIDVQQVSLVINYDLPCSPDTYIHRIGRSGRFGRKGVAINFVTNDDKEKDKLKKIESYYSTQIEEMPLEVADYL